The following is a genomic window from Rubeoparvulum massiliense.
TGCATTTCAAACGTGTAAACCAACGATCAATGGAAGATTTTATCTCCCTCCATCTACAGAAAGTCTGCACGATTATGATAGTAACTTAACAAAATGGGGAACGACACAGTTTGATGGTGCAGTCAAATTCTTTTTCCATAATAATCAATTTCTCAGCGTAGACGTAGAATCCTCCTTCCAAGATCAATTACGCAATATTGGTTCCATCCCGAATTTAGGAGGTGTAGAGCAATTTAACACCTCCTTTTATCCGAAACCCTCTGAACCGTGGAAATGGAATGGAATTCAGATCACGAAATCCACCAAATTCTCCGATCGCCAGTCACCATTCTATCTCTATGACAACCTGGAAATTAATAATGGAGAATGGTTGGTCATCGAAGGCGATGTAGTGATTGAGCCCTTATCTCTCGGAGAAGAGGAACGACAGATTGCCCTTGAGCAGGGAATATTATTGCCACCAGATCCGCTCAGCATCACTGGGAATTTGTTAATAGAAGGAGAGCTCATCATCCGTGGGAATGTAGACTTCAATCATTCTACCATCTACGTAAAGGGAAATACCACCATCGATGAAGCCAATATTGCTGGCAAAGATCCCGTTGTGCTATTAACCAGTGGTGAGCTATTGATCAATCGAATCAATGAGTTTAATAATAAGTTCCAACCTGAGAAGAAGTTAAAAGCCTACCTCTATACTGATCGTAAAGCGATTCTTTATGGGGTCGGCTCTTACCTCAATATTGAGGGTGGCGTTTTTGCCAAGGAGAGCCTTGAGATCAATGCCGTTCGAGGAGAAACCAAGACCAATGGTGCTAAAACCAGGATCGGGTATAACCCTCTCCATGATGACCTGGAAAAATCACGGCTGAAAGTAACCTACGATCCTAGCTTCTATATTACGCAAGCAGATAGCTTGCCTCGCGTTGACCAAATCGAAGTGATTCGAGGAAAACGATACGTAGAATATGAGAAATAGAGAAGAAGCACCTAAGCGAAATATTGCTTAGATGCTTCTTCTCTCAATCTCTTCCATGAATCCTTTAATAGCGCCAATCATCATGCTTCTTCGGTACTACTGTTACCCTAATTTTCTTCTCATATTCGTAGACCTGTAGATTATCAGGATCCTGCAGCATCACACGGAGTGTAACATCTGCTAGACCCTCTCGTAGTGCAATGGCATATCCTTTATTATTAACCAGTAAAATGTCCGGTTTCGATGAGGACCACTCCTCACCGATCACAAGCTGATTCTGATCATAGTCTCTGATGTTTGTTAACTGATAGTTGATGCTCCTACCTGTTCCTCGTTCCAACTCAAGATCTGCACTATTTAGTCCTACAACATGTACTTCTCCTGATTGGAGTGGGATGCCATCTGTTGTTTTGGCAATCAACCTGGTAGTTCCTGGACTCTTCCCGATGAGATAGTTACCATGAATGGACGCCACGGGAGGACCAGTAATCTCAAAACTTAGCCCTGGTCGACAGCCTTTGGGTTGAATTTCATAGGAAATCGATTTACTTTGCCCCTGAAATAGGGTAATCGGACCAATCTGCTTTAGCCGATATGGGATTAAGCTTATCTCTGGAAATGGCTGTGAAAAGTTTGATTCTCCTTCTTGCTTTAAATAAGCATGTAAGGGATAAGCTGGCTGACTTAAGATCATCTCACGATTAACAGCTTTCAATTTGAACTGGAATGTATAGGGATTCGGCATCAACGTGTTTGGATCAATGCTAAACTGATCCTTAGGTAAGGATCCTTCTAATAGATCGCCTTGATCATTCTTCTGTACATTGATCCAGTCAGGCCTCTCGAAAGCTT
Proteins encoded in this region:
- a CDS encoding pilus assembly PilX N-terminal domain-containing protein, with the protein product MQNERGSALILVLLVSMIFTILGVAILKTSLHGTVRTEYRESDVQAMQIAEKVLDLATTEVQVLMKDYDGTLNVDTFLTQYISNLDQNEQLLNSMSKLSDEMGLPGDRIDFEITSIDRLSKDAPDQNRKLYASLQEASKEEYLATFQLRATIEMEDGVKRTLVQELLVSAYPSFLRYALGTEGILTINGGAFIQGDVYAGKGTLPSTTANYYFRGVNDAFQTCKPTINGRFYLPPSTESLHDYDSNLTKWGTTQFDGAVKFFFHNNQFLSVDVESSFQDQLRNIGSIPNLGGVEQFNTSFYPKPSEPWKWNGIQITKSTKFSDRQSPFYLYDNLEINNGEWLVIEGDVVIEPLSLGEEERQIALEQGILLPPDPLSITGNLLIEGELIIRGNVDFNHSTIYVKGNTTIDEANIAGKDPVVLLTSGELLINRINEFNNKFQPEKKLKAYLYTDRKAILYGVGSYLNIEGGVFAKESLEINAVRGETKTNGAKTRIGYNPLHDDLEKSRLKVTYDPSFYITQADSLPRVDQIEVIRGKRYVEYEK